A genomic segment from Streptosporangium roseum DSM 43021 encodes:
- a CDS encoding ABC transporter ATP-binding protein: MFHGVAVHAVGLSLKGEHGWVYRDVGVTAEPGSLTVVTGQAGSGRTSLLLTLAGRMSPTEGTLTVGRYGRPRAIRRVAALGLVDGVNDLEKALTVREHLHERSPGMFWGGRQEARAGTALTLAGLELSPGDRTLIRDLSREERVRLGIALALLDTPGLLVLDNVDTGLAQDRQEALLATLGELGERGLTVVAACTESERAAAIHLPSGTSGPLGDPGDAANLPAPSRPARPAEPESTAEPESTADGRDGEAAARAVPAEETEETEEKDR; the protein is encoded by the coding sequence GTGTTCCACGGGGTCGCGGTGCACGCGGTCGGTCTGTCCCTCAAGGGCGAGCACGGGTGGGTCTACCGCGACGTCGGCGTCACCGCCGAGCCGGGCAGCCTCACCGTCGTCACCGGGCAGGCGGGCAGCGGGCGCACGAGCCTGTTGCTGACCCTGGCGGGACGGATGAGTCCCACCGAGGGCACGCTCACCGTCGGGCGGTACGGCAGGCCGAGGGCGATCCGGCGGGTCGCCGCGCTCGGCCTGGTGGACGGGGTCAACGACCTGGAGAAGGCGCTGACGGTCCGCGAGCACCTGCACGAGCGGTCGCCGGGCATGTTCTGGGGCGGACGGCAGGAGGCACGGGCCGGGACCGCGCTGACCCTGGCCGGCCTGGAGCTGTCCCCCGGCGACCGCACCCTCATCCGCGATCTGAGCCGGGAGGAGCGGGTGCGGCTCGGGATCGCGCTCGCGCTGCTCGACACCCCGGGGCTGCTGGTCCTCGACAACGTGGACACCGGCCTCGCCCAGGACCGTCAGGAGGCGCTCTTGGCGACGCTGGGCGAGCTGGGCGAGCGGGGGCTGACCGTCGTCGCCGCCTGCACGGAGAGCGAGCGGGCGGCGGCGATCCACCTGCCCTCCGGGACCTCCGGCCCTCTCGGGGATCCCGGCGACGCCGCGAACCTCCCCGCCCCCTCCAGGCCCGCCCGCCCGGCGGAGCCGGAGAGCACGGCGGAGCCGGAGAGTACGGCGGACGGGCGGGACGGGGAGGCGGCAGCGCGGGCCGTACCGGCCGAGGAGACCGAGGAGACCGAGGAGAAGGACCGATGA